A single Streptomyces sp. Edi2 DNA region contains:
- a CDS encoding DUF2165 domain-containing protein, whose product MTDRNPTELAPRTGLPLAAAVLTGTVALYISLVAFGNITDFDTNRDFVRHVLAMDTTFKDPDLMWRALTSQGLQDAAYLAIIAWETVAAVVLLAATALWVTGARRGSLTRARQVSTVGLLMMVLLFGVGFLAIGGEWFSMWQSKQWNGLEAATRNLTVAGIALVVVHLPGAAGKQGSGE is encoded by the coding sequence ATGACCGACAGAAACCCCACCGAACTCGCACCACGTACCGGATTGCCGCTCGCCGCGGCCGTGCTCACCGGGACGGTCGCGCTCTACATCTCACTCGTCGCCTTCGGCAACATCACCGACTTCGACACCAACCGGGACTTCGTCCGCCATGTGCTGGCCATGGACACCACGTTCAAGGACCCGGACCTGATGTGGCGGGCCCTCACCTCGCAGGGGCTGCAGGACGCCGCGTATCTGGCGATCATCGCCTGGGAGACGGTGGCCGCGGTGGTGCTGCTCGCGGCCACCGCGCTGTGGGTCACCGGCGCCCGGCGCGGGAGCCTCACCCGTGCCCGGCAGGTGAGCACGGTCGGACTGCTGATGATGGTGCTGCTGTTCGGGGTGGGGTTCCTCGCGATAGGCGGTGAGTGGTTCTCGATGTGGCAGTCCAAGCAGTGGAACGGGCTGGAGGCCGCGACCCGCAACCTCACGGTCGCCGGAATCGCGCTGGTGGTGGTCCATCTGCCGGGTGCGGCCGGGAAACAGGGAAGCGGGGAGTAG
- a CDS encoding phosphatidylinositol-specific phospholipase C — protein MGLGLDRRGFLRGAAGLSAAGVLAGVGSGQYTAEAAQRRAPRLSVQDWMSALGDATPVQRLTIPGTHDSGARVGGPWVACQNTPVDAQLSSGIRFLDVRCRAIDNVFAIHHGAFYQELMFGDVLNACRAFLQAHPSETVLMRVKQEYSEVSAEEFRRIFGIYLDDKGYRSLFRLDAGLPTLGQARGRVVLLADSDGLGGVRYADPQLFDIQDDYMAEPFGKYPKIEAQFRKAVTQPGKLFVNYVSTAALLPPRSNADRLNPQVKRLLEGPEGSGWTGLGIVPMDFPNEAGLAETLIRHQLAGQGVRLAA, from the coding sequence ATGGGGCTGGGACTGGATCGACGGGGTTTCCTCCGGGGCGCGGCCGGGCTGTCGGCCGCCGGTGTGCTGGCGGGCGTCGGCAGCGGGCAGTACACGGCGGAGGCGGCCCAGCGCCGGGCGCCCCGGCTGTCCGTACAGGACTGGATGTCGGCGCTCGGCGACGCCACCCCCGTCCAGCGGCTGACGATTCCCGGCACCCATGACTCGGGCGCCCGGGTGGGCGGCCCCTGGGTGGCCTGCCAGAACACCCCCGTCGACGCCCAGCTGAGCAGCGGTATCCGCTTCCTGGACGTCCGCTGCCGGGCCATCGACAACGTCTTCGCCATCCATCACGGCGCCTTCTACCAGGAGTTGATGTTCGGTGATGTGCTCAACGCCTGCCGGGCGTTCCTGCAGGCGCATCCCTCCGAGACGGTGCTGATGCGGGTCAAGCAGGAGTACTCGGAGGTCAGCGCCGAGGAGTTCCGCCGGATCTTCGGCATCTACCTGGACGACAAGGGCTACCGGTCGCTGTTCCGGCTGGACGCCGGGCTGCCGACGCTGGGCCAGGCCCGCGGCCGGGTGGTCCTGCTGGCGGACTCCGACGGTCTGGGCGGCGTCCGTTACGCCGATCCGCAGCTGTTCGACATCCAGGACGACTACATGGCGGAGCCGTTCGGCAAGTACCCGAAGATCGAGGCCCAGTTCCGCAAGGCCGTCACCCAGCCCGGCAAGCTCTTCGTCAATTACGTCAGCACCGCCGCCCTGCTTCCGCCCCGCTCCAACGCGGACCGTCTCAACCCGCAGGTCAAGCGGCTGCTGGAGGGCCCGGAAGGGAGCGGCTGGACGGGCCTGGGGATCGTCCCGATGGACTTCCCGAACGAGGCCGGCCTGGCGGAGACGCTGATCCGGCACCAGCTCGCGGGGCAGGGGGTGCGGCTCGCGGCGTGA
- the egtC gene encoding ergothioneine biosynthesis protein EgtC, which yields MCRHLAYVGPEIPIGQVVLAPPHSLYRQSWEPRRQRYGTVNADGFGVGWYAPGDPVPARYRRAGPIWGDDLLPDLGRVVRTGALLAAVRDATVAGADAEAAAAPYAEGRYLFSHNGAVSGWPDSLAPLAAELPPGELLRLPARCDAAFLWALVRHRLARGDELGEALAGTVAAVAAAAPASRLNLLLTDGTAIAATTWGDTLSHLAVPEGGTVVASEPYDDSPHWAEVPDRTLLRATGTEVHLTPLKEPAT from the coding sequence ATGTGCCGTCATCTTGCCTATGTGGGGCCCGAGATCCCCATCGGACAGGTGGTGCTGGCCCCGCCGCACAGCCTGTACCGGCAGTCGTGGGAACCGCGCCGGCAGCGGTACGGGACGGTGAACGCCGACGGGTTCGGCGTCGGCTGGTACGCGCCGGGCGATCCGGTGCCCGCCCGCTACCGGCGGGCCGGGCCGATCTGGGGCGACGATCTGCTGCCCGACCTGGGGCGGGTGGTGCGCACCGGCGCGCTGCTGGCCGCGGTGCGTGATGCCACCGTGGCCGGCGCGGACGCCGAGGCCGCGGCCGCGCCGTACGCCGAGGGGCGCTATCTGTTCAGCCACAACGGCGCGGTGTCCGGCTGGCCGGACTCGCTCGCCCCGCTGGCGGCCGAGCTGCCGCCGGGAGAGCTGCTGCGGCTGCCGGCCCGCTGCGATGCGGCGTTCCTGTGGGCGCTGGTCCGCCACCGGCTGGCGCGCGGCGACGAGCTCGGCGAGGCGCTGGCCGGCACGGTGGCGGCGGTCGCCGCGGCCGCACCCGCCTCCCGGCTCAATCTGCTGCTGACCGACGGCACCGCCATCGCCGCCACCACCTGGGGCGACACGCTGTCCCACCTGGCCGTTCCCGAGGGCGGCACGGTGGTCGCCTCCGAACCGTACGACGATTCCCCCCACTGGGCCGAGGTCCCGGACCGCACGCTGCTGCGCGCCACCGGAACCGAGGTCCACCTCACCCCGCTCAAGGAGCCCGCCACGTGA
- a CDS encoding universal stress protein, with translation MEENAAAPFERGTDGPKVIVVGIDGSDSSWRAASYAAGLARRQSSKLVLVYVQPVLPAGAAMGAPIADATDQVAEELMAEIRKATERLAGIYSLRWEFHTLRGDPYNGMVQMADELKADAVVVGASEQAGHRIMGSVAVRLVKAGRWPVTVVP, from the coding sequence GTGGAGGAGAACGCAGCCGCGCCGTTCGAGCGCGGAACGGACGGCCCGAAGGTCATCGTCGTCGGCATCGACGGCTCCGACTCGTCGTGGCGTGCCGCCTCGTACGCGGCGGGCCTGGCCAGGCGCCAGTCCTCGAAGCTGGTGCTGGTCTACGTCCAGCCGGTGCTGCCGGCCGGCGCCGCGATGGGCGCCCCGATCGCGGATGCGACCGACCAGGTCGCCGAGGAGCTGATGGCCGAGATCCGCAAGGCGACCGAGCGGCTGGCGGGGATATACAGCCTGCGCTGGGAGTTCCACACCCTGCGCGGCGACCCGTACAACGGCATGGTGCAGATGGCCGACGAGCTCAAGGCCGATGCCGTGGTGGTCGGCGCCTCGGAGCAGGCCGGGCACCGCATCATGGGCTCGGTCGCGGTGCGCCTGGTCAAGGCCGGGCGCTGGCCGGTCACCGTCGTCCCCTGA
- a CDS encoding phosphatidylinositol-specific phospholipase C domain-containing protein yields the protein MNGKRCVGTVAAAAAAVIAVSGPAVAEPAATTYGTSTSVGVHNAYEKEKYPYFADALDSGAALLELDLWSNGLGRSWRVSHSNPLGNNSNCEGAANASELRTKNRDQDFAGCLADMKAWHDAHPGHRPILLKVEMKDGFNAKGGRGPAEFDALVRQKLGDAVYGPGDLTGRHATADEAVRAGGWPSRADLAGKFLFELIPGTVEEKNPFDKLWTDVEYAGHLKDLAAQGKLAQSTAFPAVHGAAPGDPRERYTDPALRPWFVVFDGDAATYLNGSIDTSWYDTRNYLLIMTDAHNVPPVIDGTHPTEAQALARVRQLAAAHASFATADWYPLPSVLKTVVPRGA from the coding sequence ATGAACGGGAAGCGGTGTGTGGGAACGGTAGCCGCCGCGGCGGCGGCGGTGATCGCGGTGAGCGGACCGGCGGTCGCCGAGCCGGCCGCCACGACATACGGCACCAGCACGTCCGTGGGCGTCCACAATGCGTATGAAAAGGAGAAGTACCCCTACTTCGCGGACGCCCTGGACTCCGGCGCCGCGCTGCTCGAACTCGACCTCTGGTCCAACGGGCTGGGCCGGTCCTGGCGGGTCTCGCACAGCAACCCGCTCGGGAACAACAGCAACTGCGAAGGCGCCGCGAACGCCTCGGAACTGCGCACCAAGAACCGCGATCAGGACTTCGCCGGCTGCCTGGCCGATATGAAGGCCTGGCACGACGCCCACCCGGGACACCGCCCGATCCTGCTCAAGGTCGAGATGAAGGACGGCTTCAACGCCAAGGGCGGCCGAGGGCCCGCCGAGTTCGATGCGCTGGTGCGGCAGAAGCTGGGCGATGCGGTCTACGGCCCCGGGGACCTCACCGGCCGGCACGCCACCGCCGACGAAGCCGTACGGGCCGGCGGCTGGCCCTCCCGGGCCGACCTGGCGGGCAAGTTCCTGTTCGAGCTGATACCCGGCACGGTCGAGGAGAAGAACCCGTTCGACAAGCTGTGGACGGACGTCGAGTACGCCGGCCACCTCAAGGACCTTGCGGCGCAGGGGAAGCTGGCGCAGTCGACGGCGTTCCCCGCGGTGCACGGGGCCGCTCCCGGTGACCCCCGCGAGCGCTACACCGACCCGGCGCTGCGCCCCTGGTTCGTGGTCTTCGACGGCGATGCCGCGACGTATCTGAACGGCAGTATCGACACCTCCTGGTACGACACCCGCAACTACCTGCTCATCATGACCGACGCCCACAACGTGCCGCCGGTCATCGACGGTACCCACCCGACCGAGGCGCAGGCACTGGCCAGGGTCCGGCAACTCGCCGCGGCACACGCCAGCTTCGCCACCGCCGACTGGTACCCGCTGCCGTCCGTCCTCAAGACCGTGGTGCCGCGCGGGGCATGA
- a CDS encoding serine protease: MSGSGVTPASDGVIPADAARRLLVETSARGTEPADHAGGADRNAGVPAAEDCLGPGGPACTGRGRAGVPLRATLALGVLTVVVGSTALALGPPSRDPFLAAGDTATGSYLATRADGEQAAAAVLAGPYEERPGPPVTARYGGGTAAPRAPVPLTASRPLRAAPAAPAPAIGALFSPGDDGAPVHHCTAGVVHAPGGDLIVTAAHCVHDDGFRTRLVFAPGLHDGIAPYGLWVPTRILVDPRWISDRDPDHDVAFLRVRRAGRPGGRIEDVTGAERIRFGAPAGRPAQLTGYPEDQESPVSCRHTADAQGPTQLRFVCPGFPKGTSGGPMLTDLDPATGTGSLIGVIGGLNEGGDDFVSYSSRFGEDVAALYRRATTEPDPRAAQPGSRAAASGVMPRAAPRS, from the coding sequence ATGTCTGGTTCCGGTGTCACCCCAGCATCCGACGGGGTAATACCGGCTGATGCGGCGAGGCGGCTGCTGGTGGAGACGAGCGCACGCGGGACCGAGCCGGCGGACCACGCCGGCGGGGCGGACCGGAACGCCGGGGTACCGGCGGCCGAGGACTGCCTCGGTCCCGGCGGCCCGGCCTGCACGGGCCGCGGCCGGGCCGGCGTGCCGCTGCGGGCGACCCTGGCGCTCGGGGTGCTGACCGTGGTCGTGGGCAGCACCGCGCTGGCCCTGGGGCCCCCGTCACGCGATCCGTTCCTCGCCGCCGGGGACACCGCCACCGGCTCCTACCTCGCGACCAGGGCCGACGGCGAGCAGGCCGCCGCCGCGGTGCTCGCCGGCCCCTATGAGGAGCGGCCGGGACCGCCGGTGACGGCACGGTACGGCGGTGGGACGGCGGCCCCGCGGGCACCGGTCCCGCTGACGGCGTCCCGGCCCCTGCGGGCGGCCCCGGCGGCGCCCGCACCGGCGATCGGTGCGCTCTTCTCCCCCGGCGACGACGGTGCCCCGGTCCACCACTGCACGGCCGGCGTGGTGCACGCCCCCGGGGGTGACCTCATCGTCACCGCGGCGCACTGTGTCCACGACGACGGCTTCCGTACCCGGCTGGTGTTCGCGCCCGGCCTGCACGACGGGATCGCGCCGTACGGACTGTGGGTGCCCACCCGGATCCTTGTCGACCCGCGCTGGATCAGCGACCGGGACCCCGACCACGACGTGGCGTTCCTGCGGGTGCGCCGGGCGGGGCGGCCCGGCGGCCGGATCGAGGACGTCACCGGCGCCGAACGGATCCGGTTCGGCGCACCGGCCGGACGCCCGGCGCAGCTGACCGGTTACCCCGAGGACCAGGAATCCCCGGTCAGCTGCCGGCACACCGCGGACGCCCAGGGCCCGACCCAACTCCGGTTCGTCTGCCCGGGTTTCCCGAAAGGGACGAGCGGCGGGCCGATGCTCACCGACCTCGACCCGGCCACCGGCACCGGGTCGCTGATCGGCGTGATAGGCGGCCTCAACGAGGGCGGTGACGACTTCGTCTCGTACAGCAGCCGGTTCGGCGAGGATGTGGCCGCGCTCTACCGGCGGGCGACCACGGAGCCGGACCCGCGGGCCGCCCAGCCCGGCTCCCGCGCCGCCGCGTCCGGCGTCATGCCCCGCGCGGCACCACGGTCTTGA
- a CDS encoding PAS domain-containing protein encodes MDNGTADRMPDGDAAAAAAADADEGEKAPCERTYIDPAGPYAGGPWRNYFLILLDRIPTPIAVCRAHGEVLIANPAMAEQWGTAPGQLRGRNLLDLFEPRAMAQIDRLTEALRLGRRSRYPVEVRWRAGTDGAEREGELTIDPVGDPSVNPPALLALLRVSDSAPQPAPRGAASPVEARILALAAGGATTSSIGTALGLTVDGVNYHLTRLARRWRVQGRTALVARAYVLGVLSPDSWPPAPA; translated from the coding sequence ATGGACAACGGGACTGCCGACCGGATGCCGGACGGGGACGCGGCTGCGGCTGCGGCTGCTGACGCGGACGAAGGGGAGAAGGCGCCCTGCGAGCGCACCTACATCGACCCGGCCGGGCCGTACGCGGGCGGCCCGTGGCGCAACTACTTCCTGATCCTGCTGGACCGTATCCCCACGCCGATCGCGGTGTGCCGGGCCCACGGCGAGGTGCTGATCGCCAATCCGGCGATGGCCGAGCAGTGGGGCACGGCCCCGGGACAGCTGCGTGGCCGGAACCTGCTGGACCTGTTCGAGCCCCGCGCGATGGCCCAGATCGACCGGCTCACCGAGGCCCTGCGCCTGGGACGCCGTTCCCGCTATCCGGTCGAGGTGCGCTGGCGCGCCGGGACGGACGGGGCCGAGCGGGAAGGGGAACTGACCATCGACCCGGTGGGTGACCCCTCGGTGAACCCGCCCGCCCTGCTGGCGCTGCTGCGGGTGAGTGACAGCGCTCCGCAGCCGGCACCGCGCGGTGCGGCGAGCCCGGTGGAGGCCCGGATCCTGGCGCTGGCCGCGGGCGGCGCGACCACCTCGTCGATCGGCACGGCACTGGGGCTGACGGTCGACGGGGTGAACTACCACCTCACCCGACTGGCCCGTCGCTGGCGGGTCCAGGGCCGTACCGCGCTGGTCGCCAGGGCCTATGTGCTGGGCGTCCTCTCCCCGGACAGCTGGCCCCCGGCCCCTGCCTGA
- a CDS encoding cytochrome P450, with amino-acid sequence MTDTIALHSDERAADDGIPVADLTAAGLTHTPIQQSMDLARLHGPVFKRKFGERETLFLSSLDLVTEVADESRFAKGVSVVLENVREFAGDGLFTAYNDEPNWAKAHEVLMPAFALGSMRTYHPAMLKVARRVMAAWDRRVADGTPVQVAEDMTRMTLDTIGLAGFGFDFESFSRGDGAHPFVEAMVRCLEWSMTKFSRDPGADHSAADAAFQADADYLASVVDEVIAARTESGQTGDDDLLGLMLGAGGQGDDGPALDLANIRNQVITFLIAGHETTSGALSFALYHLLKDPLALRMVQREADELWGDQSDPDPSFEDIGRLPFTRQVLNEALRLWPTAAAFTRQAREDTLLGGRYPVKAGELVTVLTPMLHRDPAWGDNPELFDPSRFSPEAEAARSPHAYKPFGTGERACIGRQFALHEATMLLALLAQRYRLIDHGDYRLRIKETLTLKPEAFTLTLAARTPADRAAVRAALAVLPGGGAGAADDPATDDGLPTRAVQGTGLLLLHGSNYGTCREFAERLADEATGLGFAADVAPLDAYAGALPADRPVVIVAASYNGRPTDDAAAFVDWLTTARDGAATGIPFAVLGVGDRNWAATYQHIPTLIDDRLDALGGDRLLPRAEADASGDLGGTVKEFTAALRTRLLTRYGDPASIGASAPDAEDTGYTVTEITGGPLDALAARHDLVPMTVTEAHDLTAEGWPRPKRFLRIALPDGVGYRTADHLAVLPANAPAAVERAARVLGADLDTVLALHSGRRPSRDTLPVDRPLTVRELLTHHLELGMRPTPEQVAVLAALNPCPPERHALENLAEDDPRTVIDLIEAHPALRGALPWPAVLELLPALRIRHYSLSSAPAADPRHADLMVSLLPGGTGSTHLHSLRPGDTVLARVQPCREAFRLAADDDTPVILIAAGTGLAPFRGAVADRLAAGQKAPARLYFGCDDPEADFLHAAEFAAAEAAGVVSMHPVFSERPENGHRFVQHRIAAEGAEVWELLQAGARVYVCGDGSRMAPGVRAAFRELHAASTGASPQESEAWLRELTASGRYIEDVYAAG; translated from the coding sequence ATGACCGACACCATCGCGCTCCACAGCGACGAACGCGCCGCCGATGACGGCATTCCGGTGGCCGACCTCACGGCGGCCGGGCTCACCCACACGCCCATCCAGCAGTCCATGGACCTCGCCCGGCTCCACGGCCCGGTCTTCAAGCGCAAGTTCGGCGAGCGCGAGACGCTGTTCCTCTCCTCGCTGGACCTGGTCACCGAGGTCGCCGACGAATCCCGCTTCGCCAAGGGCGTGTCGGTCGTCCTGGAGAACGTCAGAGAGTTCGCCGGTGACGGTCTGTTCACCGCCTACAACGACGAGCCGAACTGGGCCAAGGCGCACGAGGTCCTGATGCCGGCCTTCGCGCTCGGTTCGATGCGCACCTACCACCCGGCGATGCTCAAGGTCGCCCGCCGGGTCATGGCGGCCTGGGACCGACGGGTGGCCGACGGTACGCCCGTCCAGGTCGCCGAGGACATGACCCGGATGACGCTGGACACCATCGGGCTCGCCGGTTTCGGCTTCGACTTCGAGTCCTTCTCCCGCGGCGACGGCGCCCATCCGTTCGTCGAGGCGATGGTGCGCTGCCTCGAATGGAGCATGACGAAGTTCTCCCGCGACCCCGGCGCCGACCACTCCGCGGCGGACGCGGCGTTCCAGGCCGACGCCGACTACCTCGCGTCGGTCGTCGACGAGGTCATCGCCGCCCGGACGGAGAGCGGACAGACCGGCGACGACGACCTGCTGGGCCTGATGCTCGGCGCCGGGGGCCAGGGGGACGACGGTCCTGCCCTCGACCTCGCCAACATCCGCAACCAGGTCATCACCTTCCTGATCGCCGGCCACGAGACCACCTCGGGCGCGCTCTCCTTCGCCCTCTACCACCTGCTCAAGGACCCGCTGGCGCTGCGCATGGTCCAGCGCGAGGCCGACGAGCTGTGGGGCGACCAGAGCGACCCCGACCCCTCGTTCGAGGACATCGGCCGGCTGCCGTTCACCCGCCAGGTCCTCAACGAGGCGCTGCGGCTGTGGCCCACCGCCGCCGCCTTCACCCGGCAGGCCCGCGAGGACACCCTGCTCGGCGGCCGCTACCCGGTGAAGGCGGGGGAGCTGGTCACGGTGCTGACCCCGATGCTGCACCGCGACCCCGCCTGGGGCGACAACCCCGAGCTGTTCGACCCGTCACGCTTCAGTCCGGAGGCCGAGGCGGCCCGCTCGCCGCATGCCTACAAGCCGTTCGGGACCGGTGAACGTGCCTGCATCGGGCGGCAGTTCGCGCTCCACGAGGCGACCATGCTGCTCGCCCTCCTCGCCCAGCGCTACCGCCTGATCGACCACGGCGACTACCGGCTGCGCATCAAGGAGACGCTGACCCTCAAGCCGGAGGCGTTCACCCTCACCCTGGCCGCCCGTACGCCCGCCGACCGGGCCGCGGTCCGCGCCGCGCTGGCCGTGCTCCCCGGCGGCGGCGCCGGCGCCGCGGACGACCCTGCGACCGACGACGGGCTGCCCACCCGCGCCGTCCAGGGCACCGGCCTGCTGCTGTTGCACGGCAGCAACTACGGCACCTGCCGGGAGTTCGCCGAGCGGCTCGCCGACGAGGCCACCGGGCTCGGCTTCGCCGCCGACGTCGCGCCGCTGGACGCATACGCCGGAGCGCTGCCCGCCGACCGGCCCGTCGTCATCGTCGCTGCCTCCTACAACGGCCGGCCCACCGATGACGCCGCCGCCTTCGTGGACTGGCTGACCACCGCCCGGGACGGCGCCGCCACGGGTATCCCGTTCGCCGTCCTCGGCGTCGGCGACCGCAACTGGGCCGCCACCTACCAGCACATACCGACCCTCATCGACGACCGGCTCGACGCGCTCGGCGGCGACCGGCTGCTGCCGCGGGCTGAGGCGGATGCCTCCGGCGACCTGGGCGGCACCGTCAAGGAGTTCACCGCGGCGCTGCGCACCCGGCTGCTGACGCGCTACGGCGACCCGGCGAGCATCGGCGCGAGCGCACCGGACGCCGAGGACACCGGCTACACCGTCACCGAGATCACCGGCGGTCCGCTGGACGCGCTCGCCGCCCGCCACGACCTCGTCCCGATGACCGTCACCGAGGCCCACGACCTCACCGCCGAGGGCTGGCCGCGGCCCAAGCGCTTCCTGCGGATCGCCCTGCCGGACGGCGTCGGCTACCGCACCGCCGACCACCTCGCCGTGCTGCCGGCCAACGCCCCGGCCGCCGTCGAGCGGGCCGCCCGGGTCCTCGGCGCCGACCTCGACACCGTCCTCGCGCTGCACTCCGGCCGCCGCCCGAGCCGCGACACCCTGCCCGTCGACCGGCCGCTGACGGTGCGCGAACTGCTCACCCACCACCTCGAACTGGGCATGCGGCCCACACCGGAGCAGGTAGCCGTGCTCGCCGCGCTCAACCCCTGCCCGCCCGAGCGCCACGCCCTGGAGAACCTCGCGGAGGACGATCCGCGCACCGTGATCGACCTGATCGAGGCCCACCCGGCGCTGCGCGGCGCGCTGCCCTGGCCGGCGGTCCTGGAGCTGCTGCCGGCCCTGCGCATCCGGCACTACTCCCTGTCGTCCGCACCCGCCGCCGACCCCCGGCACGCCGATCTGATGGTCTCGCTGCTGCCCGGCGGTACCGGCTCGACCCATCTGCACTCCCTGCGGCCCGGCGACACCGTCCTGGCCCGTGTCCAGCCCTGCCGCGAGGCCTTCCGCCTCGCTGCGGACGATGACACCCCCGTCATCCTCATCGCCGCGGGGACCGGTCTCGCGCCGTTCCGCGGCGCCGTCGCCGACCGCCTCGCCGCGGGCCAGAAGGCCCCCGCCCGGCTCTACTTCGGCTGTGACGACCCGGAAGCGGACTTCCTGCACGCCGCGGAGTTCGCCGCCGCCGAGGCCGCCGGTGTCGTCTCGATGCACCCCGTCTTCAGCGAGCGCCCCGAGAACGGCCACCGCTTCGTCCAGCACCGGATCGCCGCCGAGGGGGCCGAGGTGTGGGAGCTGCTGCAGGCCGGCGCGCGGGTGTACGTCTGCGGTGACGGCAGCCGGATGGCCCCCGGTGTACGGGCCGCCTTCCGCGAGCTGCACGCCGCGAGCACCGGTGCCTCGCCCCAGGAGTCCGAGGCCTGGCTGCGCGAACTGACCGCCTCGGGGCGCTACATCGAGGATGTGTACGCGGCGGGCTGA
- the egtD gene encoding L-histidine N(alpha)-methyltransferase translates to MSPLSITRTLPADATAAALRADVTQGLSRTPKQLPPKWFYDARGSELFEDITKLPDYYPTRAEREILLTRADHIAAATGARTLIELGSGSSDKTRHLLGALTELHSYVPIDVSESALAVAGETLLADHPGLAVHALVADFQQGIELPDTPGPRLLAFLGGTIGNLLPEERAAFLHSVHAMLSPGDALLLGTDLVKDEATLVAAYDDPQGVTAAFNKNVLEVINRELGGDFDPADFDHVALWNDGCEWIEMRLRARKDLNVKIPGVDLAVSFTAGEDLRTEVSAKFRQEGVRAELAAAGLELSSWWTDSADRFALSLSFRV, encoded by the coding sequence GTGAGCCCGCTCAGCATCACCCGCACCCTCCCTGCCGACGCCACCGCGGCCGCGCTGCGCGCCGATGTCACCCAGGGCCTGTCCCGTACTCCCAAACAGCTGCCGCCCAAGTGGTTCTACGACGCCCGCGGGAGCGAGCTGTTCGAGGACATCACCAAGCTGCCCGACTACTACCCGACCCGCGCCGAGCGGGAGATCCTGCTCACCCGTGCCGATCACATCGCCGCGGCCACCGGGGCCCGCACCCTGATCGAGCTGGGGTCGGGCTCTTCTGACAAGACCCGCCATCTCCTGGGCGCGCTGACCGAACTGCACTCCTATGTACCCATCGACGTCAGCGAATCCGCGCTGGCCGTGGCGGGCGAGACACTGCTCGCCGACCATCCCGGCCTCGCCGTGCACGCCCTGGTCGCCGACTTCCAGCAGGGCATCGAACTCCCCGACACCCCCGGCCCGCGGCTGCTCGCCTTCCTCGGCGGCACCATCGGCAATCTGCTCCCCGAGGAGCGCGCCGCGTTCCTGCACTCCGTGCACGCCATGCTCTCCCCGGGCGATGCGCTGCTACTCGGCACCGACCTGGTCAAGGACGAGGCCACGCTCGTCGCCGCCTACGACGACCCGCAGGGCGTGACGGCCGCGTTCAACAAGAACGTCCTGGAGGTCATCAACCGCGAACTGGGCGGCGACTTCGACCCGGCGGACTTCGACCATGTCGCCCTGTGGAACGACGGGTGCGAGTGGATCGAGATGCGCCTGCGGGCCCGTAAGGACCTGAACGTCAAGATCCCCGGAGTGGACCTGGCGGTGAGCTTCACCGCGGGCGAGGATCTGCGGACCGAGGTCTCGGCCAAGTTCCGCCAGGAGGGCGTGCGGGCGGAACTCGCGGCGGCCGGACTGGAGTTGAGCAGCTGGTGGACGGACAGCGCGGACCGCTTCGCGCTGTCGCTGTCCTTCCGCGTCTGA
- a CDS encoding dodecin encodes MTDRTYRVTEIVGTSQESVDAAIENGIKRASQTLRNLDWFEISQVRGHIVDGEIDHYQVGLKVGFRLEDAD; translated from the coding sequence GTGACCGACCGCACGTATCGCGTGACCGAGATCGTCGGAACGTCCCAGGAGAGCGTGGACGCCGCGATCGAGAACGGCATCAAGCGCGCCTCGCAGACCCTGCGCAACCTCGACTGGTTCGAGATCAGCCAGGTCCGCGGCCATATCGTCGACGGCGAGATCGACCATTACCAAGTCGGCCTGAAGGTCGGATTCCGGCTCGAGGACGCCGATTGA